The Lepisosteus oculatus isolate fLepOcu1 chromosome 4, fLepOcu1.hap2, whole genome shotgun sequence genome window below encodes:
- the psmb5 gene encoding proteasome subunit beta type-5, with product MALASVLCGESADFSACDYRPFTFGSGTERTGLGFGSTPGDGLSFAVKNSLCPEEEDGPERKIEFLHGTTTLAFKFQHGVIVAVDSRATAGSYIASQTVKKVIEINPYLLGTMAGGAADCSFWERLLARQCRIYELRNKERISVAAASKLLANMVYQYKGMGLSMGTMVCGWDKRGPGLYYVDSEGNRVCGDVFAVGSGSMYAYGVLDRGLRPDLSVEEACELGRRAIYQATYRDAYSGGTVHLYRVHSAGWERVSQNDVLELHLQYRDQGL from the exons ATGGCGCTGGCGAGTGTGTTGTGCGGTGAGTCTGCGGATTTCAGTGCCTGCGATTACCGGCCGTTCACCTTCGGTTCGGGAACAGAGCGGACCGGGCTGGGGTTCGGGTCCACGCCGGGGGACGGGCTCAGTTTCGCGGTGAAGAACTCGCTCTGCCCCGAGGAGGAAGACGGGCCCGAGAGAAAGATCGAGTTCCTGCATGGGACGACCACTCTGGCCTTCAAG TTCCAGCACGGCGTGATCGTGGCTGTGGACTCGCGCGCCACCGCCGGCTCCTACATCGCCTCGCAGACGGTGAAGAAGGTGATCGAGATCAACCCCTACCTGCTGGGCACCATGGCGGGCGGCGCGGCCGACTGCAGCTTCTGGGAGAGGCTGCTGGCGCGGCAGTGCCGCATCTACGAGCTCCGCAACAAGGAGCGCATCTCCGTGGCGGCCGCCTCCAAGCTGCTGGCCAACATGGTGTACCAGTACAAGGGCATGGGGCTGTCCATGGGCACCATGGTGTGCGGCTGGGACAAGAGAGGGCCAG GGCTGTACTATGTGGACTCGGAGGGGAACAGGGTGTGTGGAGACGTCTTTGCCGTGGGCTCGGGCTCCATGTATGCGTACGGCGTGCTGGACCGCGGGCTTCGCCCGGACCTGAGCGTGGAGGAGGCGTGTGAGCTGGGCCGCCGCGCCATCTACCAGGCCACCTACCGCGACGCCTACAGCGGCGGCACAGTGCACCTGTACCGCGTGCACAGCGCCGGCTGGGAGCGCGTCAGCCAGAACGACGTGCTGGAGCTGCACCTGCAGTACCGGGACCAGGGACTGTAA